The following coding sequences lie in one Duffyella gerundensis genomic window:
- a CDS encoding winged helix-turn-helix transcriptional regulator, protein MAKQESLRTSECPVARTLESIGERWCLMIIREAFDDVRRFSEFQKNLGLAKNILSSRLKQLVDVGVFEICPASDGSAYGEYVLTDKGRTIFPIVVALRQWGERYMFEEGEIHSVLVDNTHGEPVQPLEVRSCDGNTLGPGDCHRRRVISGESANPLCDPPVS, encoded by the coding sequence ATGGCAAAGCAGGAATCACTCAGAACCAGCGAATGTCCGGTAGCAAGAACACTGGAATCAATTGGTGAACGTTGGTGCCTGATGATTATCCGTGAGGCGTTTGATGATGTACGCCGATTCAGTGAGTTCCAGAAGAACCTGGGGCTGGCCAAAAATATTCTCTCTTCCCGACTGAAACAGCTGGTTGATGTCGGTGTGTTTGAGATCTGTCCCGCCTCAGACGGCAGCGCGTATGGCGAATATGTGCTTACCGACAAAGGGCGGACTATTTTCCCCATCGTCGTGGCGCTGCGCCAGTGGGGAGAGCGTTACATGTTTGAGGAGGGCGAAATACATTCTGTCCTTGTTGATAACACGCATGGAGAACCTGTTCAGCCGCTGGAGGTTCGTTCATGCGACGGCAACACGCTGGGGCCTGGCGACTGCCATCGGCGGCGTGTAATTTCAGGCGAGAGTGCTAATCCTCTGTGCGATCCGCCGGTTAGTTAA
- a CDS encoding MFS transporter produces the protein MRDKADNNSVVEIQAPVTSATVLTPGITFLFSFTCALAVANVYSAQPLLESMATSLKVEPAIIGSVVTLTQTGYLAGLLFLVPLGDRINRKTLVIMLLLLSVLALVMAGLSKNLPILLGAMLLIGLMAVVVQLMVAWAAILAAPDRRGMAVGNVTSGIVLGILLARFISGTLADLAGWRAVYLIAACLMLLIALLFMKVMPASLPQAKTPSYLSLLLAVFRLYITEPQLRTRGVLTLLIFAAFSMLWTTMVMPLTAMSLSHTQTGMFGLAGIAGALAASKAGLWADKGNGQRATGLALIVLTLSWLPIAYTETSLLWLIIGIIMLDFAVQTVHVINQSVIIADRPAEASRLVGAYMCFYCVGSASGALAATQLYALWGWQSVCIAGALVSACAFILWAGLSRS, from the coding sequence ATGCGCGATAAGGCGGACAACAATTCTGTCGTTGAGATTCAAGCGCCTGTAACAAGTGCCACGGTGCTGACACCGGGGATAACATTTTTGTTCTCATTCACTTGTGCTCTGGCGGTGGCAAATGTCTATTCTGCTCAGCCGCTGCTTGAATCAATGGCAACCAGCCTGAAAGTAGAGCCCGCTATCATAGGCAGCGTCGTCACCTTAACCCAAACCGGTTATTTAGCGGGTTTACTCTTTCTGGTTCCCCTCGGCGACCGGATAAACAGAAAAACACTCGTGATCATGCTGCTGTTGCTTTCCGTGCTGGCGCTGGTAATGGCAGGATTATCAAAGAATCTGCCGATTCTGCTTGGCGCGATGCTATTAATCGGCTTAATGGCCGTCGTGGTTCAGCTCATGGTTGCCTGGGCAGCGATACTGGCAGCGCCTGACAGACGCGGCATGGCGGTGGGTAACGTCACCAGCGGCATCGTTTTGGGGATCCTGCTGGCCCGCTTCATCTCTGGAACCCTTGCCGACCTGGCCGGCTGGCGGGCGGTTTATCTTATTGCTGCCTGCCTGATGTTGCTAATAGCATTACTCTTTATGAAAGTGATGCCAGCGTCGTTGCCGCAGGCAAAAACACCCTCTTATCTCTCTCTTTTGCTGGCTGTTTTTCGCCTGTATATCACGGAACCTCAATTGAGAACGCGTGGCGTTTTGACTCTGCTTATCTTTGCGGCTTTTAGCATGCTCTGGACCACAATGGTGATGCCGTTAACGGCCATGTCGCTGTCACATACGCAGACAGGCATGTTTGGTTTAGCGGGCATAGCGGGTGCGCTGGCGGCCTCAAAAGCGGGATTATGGGCAGACAAAGGCAACGGACAGCGCGCTACCGGATTGGCGCTGATAGTGCTAACACTCTCATGGCTGCCCATCGCGTATACCGAAACCTCCCTGCTGTGGCTGATTATCGGCATCATCATGCTGGACTTCGCGGTACAGACCGTTCATGTAATCAATCAGAGCGTCATCATTGCTGACAGGCCAGCAGAGGCGAGCCGCCTCGTCGGTGCTTATATGTGTTTTTATTGCGTTGGCAGCGCCTCTGGTGCCCTTGCCGCAACGCAGCTTTATGCGCTCTGGGGATGGCAATCCGTCTGTATTGCCGGTGCTTTGGTGAGTGCCTGTGCTTTTATCCTGTGGGCAGGATTATCCAGATCATGA